Proteins from a single region of Diaphorobacter limosus:
- a CDS encoding peptidylprolyl isomerase, translated as MNFSHAMTLRVLPLALACLTALTVQAQGLRPSGGGAMRLPSAAGVLPPAGGAASAAVRQADYIVAVVNSEPITNNEVRQRAERVAQQLNGQGAAVPPHEQLAREVLERLILEKIQIQLAKDSGIKVDDFAVDQAEQNVARQNDMSVEEMHRRLAQDGVSPQRFRDDLRNQLLALRVREREVEARVRVSDLEVDQYLQEQKKDAAPGKEELNLGHILIKVAENASPDEVAQRQARAQQALDKLRSGGDFATLAREYSDAPDGPNGAVLGLRPADRYPELFVNAVRQVAVGDVVGPLRSPAGFHILKVVDKTHGGVPTVAVQNHARHILLRVGAGLSERQAAERLEELRQRVLRGQADFAALAREYSQDGSAKSGGDLGWAGPGRYVPEFEQALNALRPGEVSQPVVSRFGVHLIELLERREAKLTQREQRDMVRDQVREKKLDEAFTTWIQEARGRAYVEYRDAPQ; from the coding sequence ATGAATTTCTCTCACGCCATGACACTCCGCGTTCTGCCCCTGGCACTGGCCTGCCTGACGGCCCTGACGGTTCAGGCCCAGGGGCTCAGGCCTTCGGGCGGTGGGGCCATGCGCCTGCCGTCAGCGGCCGGCGTGCTGCCTCCCGCGGGCGGCGCCGCCAGTGCGGCGGTGCGCCAGGCCGACTACATCGTCGCCGTGGTCAACTCCGAGCCCATCACCAACAACGAGGTGCGCCAGCGTGCCGAGCGCGTGGCGCAGCAGCTGAACGGGCAGGGCGCGGCCGTGCCGCCTCACGAGCAGCTGGCCCGGGAGGTGCTGGAGCGTCTGATCCTGGAAAAAATCCAGATCCAGCTGGCCAAGGACAGCGGCATCAAGGTCGATGACTTTGCCGTGGACCAGGCCGAGCAGAACGTGGCGCGGCAAAACGACATGAGCGTCGAGGAAATGCACCGCCGCCTGGCCCAGGACGGCGTGAGTCCGCAGCGCTTTCGCGACGACCTGCGCAACCAGCTGCTGGCCCTGCGCGTGCGCGAACGCGAGGTGGAGGCGCGCGTGCGCGTGAGCGACCTGGAGGTCGATCAATACCTGCAGGAGCAGAAAAAGGACGCGGCGCCGGGCAAGGAAGAGCTGAACCTGGGCCATATCCTCATCAAGGTGGCCGAGAACGCCAGCCCCGACGAGGTCGCCCAGCGCCAGGCGCGCGCCCAGCAGGCGCTGGACAAGCTGCGCTCCGGCGGCGACTTTGCCACGCTGGCGCGTGAATATTCCGACGCCCCGGACGGGCCGAACGGTGCCGTGCTGGGCCTGCGCCCGGCCGATCGCTATCCCGAGCTGTTCGTCAACGCCGTGCGGCAGGTGGCGGTGGGTGATGTGGTCGGGCCGCTGCGCTCGCCCGCGGGCTTCCACATCCTGAAAGTCGTGGACAAGACCCATGGCGGCGTGCCCACGGTGGCCGTGCAGAACCATGCGCGCCACATCCTGCTGCGCGTGGGCGCGGGCCTGTCCGAGCGCCAGGCGGCCGAACGCCTGGAAGAACTGCGCCAGCGCGTGCTGCGTGGCCAGGCCGACTTTGCCGCGCTGGCGCGCGAGTACTCGCAGGACGGCAGCGCCAAGAGCGGTGGCGACCTGGGCTGGGCCGGGCCGGGCCGCTATGTGCCGGAGTTCGAGCAGGCGCTCAATGCCCTGCGCCCCGGCGAGGTGAGCCAGCCCGTGGTGTCGCGCTTTGGCGTGCACCTGATCGAGCTACTGGAGCGCCGCGAGGCCAAGCTCACACAGCGCGAGCAGCGCGACATGGTGCGTGACCAGGTGCGCGAGAAGAAGCTCGACGAGGCCTTCACCACCTGGATCCAGGAGGCGCGCGGCCGCGCCTACGTCGAATACCGCGACGCACCGCAATGA
- a CDS encoding ribonuclease has product MLKAVANRAYKAIVACALGAAVVLAPAGVGARQWQDTPVSSPIALAELPKEGRATYALIHEGGPFPHDKDGSVFGNRERQLPAKKRGYYREYTVRTPGVAHRGARRIVCGGAKRMPDACYYTSDHYTSFREIRQ; this is encoded by the coding sequence ATGTTGAAGGCTGTCGCCAACCGGGCGTACAAGGCAATTGTGGCGTGCGCTCTGGGTGCTGCGGTGGTGCTGGCACCGGCTGGCGTGGGCGCGCGGCAATGGCAGGACACCCCCGTCTCCTCCCCCATCGCGCTGGCCGAGCTGCCCAAGGAGGGGCGTGCCACCTATGCGCTGATCCACGAGGGCGGGCCGTTTCCGCACGACAAGGATGGTTCGGTGTTCGGCAATCGCGAGCGGCAGCTGCCCGCCAAGAAGCGCGGCTACTACCGGGAGTACACGGTGCGCACACCAGGGGTGGCACACCGGGGCGCCAGGCGCATCGTCTGCGGCGGCGCCAAACGCATGCCCGATGCCTGCTATTACACCAGCGACCACTACACGAGCTTTCGAGAAATCAGGCAATGA
- a CDS encoding barstar family protein, producing the protein METPLRQEQDTLLRGVRPNIVQSIRAFRVHDLQETARVLGQHFLYANLAHAQTKQDVLELIATQFTFPAHFGKNFDALYDCMTDPLHKAGPQPGFVVVLEQIPATVKFDKEAREQLLDIFRDAADYWSDRKIAFRCFYSFL; encoded by the coding sequence ATGGAAACGCCACTTCGTCAAGAGCAGGACACGCTGTTGCGCGGCGTGCGCCCGAACATCGTGCAGTCGATACGCGCCTTTCGCGTACACGACCTGCAGGAGACGGCGCGCGTGCTGGGCCAGCATTTCCTGTATGCCAACCTGGCCCATGCCCAGACCAAGCAGGATGTGCTGGAGCTGATCGCCACGCAGTTCACCTTTCCGGCGCATTTCGGCAAGAACTTCGACGCGCTGTACGACTGCATGACCGACCCGCTGCACAAGGCCGGCCCGCAGCCAGGCTTTGTCGTGGTGCTCGAGCAGATCCCGGCCACGGTGAAGTTTGACAAGGAAGCGCGCGAGCAACTGCTGGACATCTTCCGCGATGCCGCCGACTACTGGAGCGACCGCAAGATCGCCTTCCGCTGCTTCTATTCTTTTCTGTAG
- a CDS encoding LPS-assembly protein LptD, whose amino-acid sequence MDRSFLLHVPSTRPPMPAALRRPLARLLALMLCGAPLAVLAQVGDGDETPDAPVQPAPALRTSPRLQETLPPQVRQQLPVFVRGDRVTGQPDIRATIEGDAELRRGDTVIHADHMDYDVAEDRAKASGQVRINRAGNLYDGTLLDLRVDAFNGFFSDARYRFLATQAHGEATRVDFIDHDRSVVHNGTYTTCQRDNEASWQPDWIIRAKTIHLDQAEDVGHAEGSVLEFKGVPILPVGSISFPLSDRRKSGLLPPTIGLNSVSGVEYAQPYYWNIAPNRDATITPVLMSRRGVALGSEFRYLEPRYSGELTADIMPRDELRKRDRWAYGVKHRAALDTPAGDVALGVDVRRVSDDDYWRDFTPRLFSHGSGGAIQSQYVQRLLPGQASLNWARGEHALSLNTLKWQTLQDVTSPITPPYDRLPQLHWRYQPLQLAGGFDASVEADATAFHADRRYYAQPNGKRSYAMAQISRPFLAPAGFITPRLQLHATQYQFDDPLANGQTTATRTLPTFSLDSGLVFERDARFFGGDYLQTLEPRAFYTYTPYRDQSLLPVYDTAPNDFNFASVYTENAFGGNDRIADNNLFTLGVTTRLLNPDSGAEAARFGIAQRLRFSDQRVTMPGALPVSERVSDVLLGAGINWTPHWGFDSTVQYNPKTRNSQRTTVALRYSPGSFRTLSAAYRMQKVTNLIALPSEQVDVGWQWPLNALGGEGGDKGRAGGRWFSVGRLNYSLQDRKLVDTIVGVEYESCCWIGRVVLERLQSSLISANTRLLFQIEFRGFSRLSLGSNPLASLQRYVPGYQTLGDSTHQPSRFSQYD is encoded by the coding sequence ATGGATCGTTCCTTCCTGCTCCACGTCCCGTCCACCCGCCCGCCCATGCCGGCCGCGTTGCGCCGTCCGCTGGCGCGGCTGCTGGCCTTGATGCTGTGCGGCGCGCCGCTGGCCGTGCTGGCCCAGGTGGGCGACGGCGATGAGACGCCCGACGCGCCTGTCCAACCGGCCCCCGCGCTGCGCACCAGTCCGCGGCTGCAGGAAACCCTGCCGCCCCAGGTGCGCCAGCAGCTGCCGGTGTTCGTGCGTGGCGACCGCGTCACGGGCCAGCCCGACATCCGCGCCACCATCGAGGGCGATGCCGAGCTGCGCCGCGGCGACACAGTGATCCACGCCGACCATATGGACTACGACGTGGCCGAGGATCGCGCCAAGGCCAGCGGCCAGGTGCGCATCAACCGCGCCGGCAACCTGTACGACGGCACGCTGCTGGATCTGCGCGTGGACGCCTTCAACGGCTTTTTCAGCGATGCGCGCTACCGCTTTCTGGCCACCCAGGCCCATGGCGAGGCCACGCGTGTGGACTTCATAGACCATGACCGTTCGGTGGTGCACAACGGCACCTACACCACCTGCCAGCGTGACAACGAGGCCAGTTGGCAGCCCGACTGGATCATCCGCGCCAAGACCATCCACCTCGACCAGGCCGAGGACGTGGGCCATGCCGAGGGCAGCGTGCTGGAGTTCAAGGGCGTGCCCATCCTGCCGGTGGGCAGCATCAGCTTTCCGCTGTCGGACAGGCGCAAGTCCGGCCTGCTGCCGCCGACCATAGGCCTGAACAGCGTCAGCGGCGTCGAATATGCCCAGCCCTACTACTGGAACATCGCCCCGAACCGCGACGCCACCATCACCCCCGTGCTGATGAGCCGGCGCGGCGTGGCCCTGGGCAGCGAGTTCCGCTACCTGGAGCCGCGCTACAGCGGCGAGCTGACCGCCGACATCATGCCCAGGGACGAGCTGCGCAAGCGCGACCGCTGGGCCTATGGCGTCAAGCACCGCGCCGCGCTGGACACCCCCGCGGGCGACGTGGCCCTGGGCGTGGATGTGCGCCGCGTGAGCGACGACGACTACTGGCGCGACTTCACGCCGCGCCTGTTCAGCCATGGCAGCGGCGGCGCCATCCAGTCCCAGTATGTGCAGCGCCTGCTGCCGGGCCAGGCGTCGCTGAACTGGGCGCGTGGCGAGCATGCGCTGAGCCTGAACACGCTCAAGTGGCAGACCCTGCAGGACGTGACCTCGCCTATCACCCCGCCCTATGACCGCCTGCCGCAACTGCATTGGCGCTACCAGCCGCTGCAGCTGGCCGGCGGCTTTGACGCCAGCGTGGAGGCCGATGCCACCGCCTTCCATGCCGACCGCAGGTATTACGCCCAGCCCAACGGCAAGCGCAGCTATGCCATGGCGCAGATCAGCCGGCCCTTTCTGGCGCCGGCCGGCTTCATCACGCCGCGCCTGCAGCTGCATGCCACGCAGTACCAGTTCGATGATCCGCTGGCAAACGGCCAGACCACCGCCACCCGCACCCTGCCCACCTTCAGCCTGGACAGCGGCCTGGTGTTCGAGCGCGATGCGCGCTTCTTTGGCGGCGACTACCTGCAGACGCTGGAGCCGCGCGCCTTCTACACCTACACGCCCTACCGTGACCAGAGCCTGCTGCCGGTGTATGACACGGCGCCCAACGACTTCAACTTCGCCTCGGTCTATACCGAGAACGCCTTTGGCGGCAACGACCGCATCGCCGACAACAACCTGTTCACGCTGGGCGTGACCACGCGCCTGCTGAACCCCGACAGCGGCGCCGAGGCGGCGCGCTTTGGCATCGCCCAGCGCCTGCGCTTTTCCGACCAGCGCGTCACCATGCCCGGCGCGCTGCCAGTCAGCGAGCGCGTGTCCGACGTGCTGCTGGGCGCGGGCATCAACTGGACGCCGCACTGGGGTTTCGACTCCACCGTGCAGTACAACCCCAAGACGCGCAACTCGCAGCGCACCACGGTGGCGCTGCGCTACTCGCCGGGCAGCTTTCGCACCCTGAGCGCGGCCTACCGCATGCAGAAGGTGACCAACCTGATCGCCCTGCCCAGCGAGCAGGTCGATGTGGGCTGGCAATGGCCCCTCAACGCCCTTGGCGGCGAGGGCGGCGACAAGGGTCGCGCCGGCGGGCGCTGGTTCAGCGTGGGCCGGCTCAACTACAGCCTGCAGGATCGCAAGCTGGTGGACACCATCGTCGGCGTGGAATACGAGAGCTGCTGCTGGATAGGCCGCGTGGTGCTTGAGCGCCTGCAAAGCAGCCTGATCAGCGCCAACACCCGGCTGCTGTTCCAGATCGAGTTCCGGGGCTTTTCGCGCCTCTCGCTGGGCTCCAACCCCTTGGCCTCCTTGCAGCGCTATGTGCCGGGCTACCAGACCCTGGGCGACAGCACGCACCAGCCCAGCCGCTTCAGCCAGTACGATTAA
- a CDS encoding aminoglycoside phosphotransferase family protein gives MSHPLPPLPSGASAVQWNDPARQSAFLAWLAPIAAAQNLLPASLRPASADASFRRYLRLDAQDGSSRIVMDAPPDKEDCRPFVHVQELMQAAGLPVPQIHAWDEARGFMLLSDLGGQTAIERLDEAQPAAAHAWYLQAVDLLLDWQKASRPGVLPAYDDALLRRELQLFPDWYIARHRAITLTDAQQATLAKAFDTIVAQNLAAPSVYVHRDFMMRNLMVRADGRLSVLDFQDAVFGPVTYDIASLMRDAFISWEEDFVIDITVRYWEKARKAGLIGAASASGWGADFGEFYRAVDFMALQRHLKVAGIFARLTLRDGKPKYLADAPRFIAYIRATCARYRELTPLLRLVDELEGTQAAMGYAFGRV, from the coding sequence ATGAGCCATCCCCTCCCCCCCCTCCCCAGCGGCGCCAGCGCCGTGCAATGGAACGACCCCGCGCGCCAATCCGCCTTCCTGGCCTGGCTGGCCCCGATAGCCGCCGCGCAGAACCTGCTGCCCGCCAGCCTGCGCCCCGCATCCGCCGACGCCAGCTTTCGCCGTTATCTGCGCCTGGACGCGCAGGACGGCAGCAGTCGCATCGTCATGGACGCCCCGCCCGACAAGGAGGACTGCCGCCCCTTCGTCCATGTGCAGGAGCTGATGCAGGCCGCCGGCCTGCCCGTGCCGCAAATCCACGCCTGGGACGAAGCGCGTGGCTTCATGCTGCTGTCCGACCTGGGAGGGCAGACCGCCATCGAGCGTCTGGACGAGGCCCAGCCCGCCGCCGCCCACGCCTGGTACCTGCAGGCCGTCGATCTGCTGCTTGACTGGCAAAAGGCCAGCCGCCCCGGCGTGCTGCCGGCCTATGACGACGCGCTCTTGCGCCGCGAGCTGCAGCTGTTTCCGGACTGGTACATCGCGCGCCACCGCGCCATCACGCTCACCGACGCCCAGCAGGCGACGCTGGCCAAGGCCTTTGACACCATCGTCGCGCAGAACCTGGCCGCGCCCAGCGTCTATGTGCACCGCGACTTCATGATGCGCAACCTGATGGTGCGCGCCGATGGACGCTTGAGCGTGCTCGACTTCCAGGACGCCGTCTTTGGCCCCGTGACCTACGACATCGCCAGCCTGATGCGCGACGCCTTCATCAGCTGGGAAGAGGATTTCGTCATCGACATTACCGTGCGTTACTGGGAAAAGGCCCGCAAGGCCGGCCTCATCGGCGCCGCAAGCGCCAGCGGCTGGGGTGCGGACTTCGGCGAGTTCTACCGCGCCGTGGACTTCATGGCGCTGCAGCGCCACCTGAAGGTCGCCGGCATCTTCGCCCGCCTGACGCTGCGCGACGGCAAGCCCAAATACCTGGCGGACGCGCCGCGCTTCATCGCCTACATCCGCGCCACCTGCGCACGCTACCGCGAGCTGACGCCGCTGCTGCGCCTGGTCGATGAACTGGAGGGCACGCAGGCGGCCATGGGATACGCCTTTGGGCGGGTCTAA
- the rsmA gene encoding 16S rRNA (adenine(1518)-N(6)/adenine(1519)-N(6))-dimethyltransferase RsmA: MKHIARKRFGQNFLTDGGIIDAIVRAIAPRPGDPMVEIGPGLAALTQPLVERLGRLTVIELDRDLAARLRQHGQLDVIESDVLKVDFAQVAQALNAPKIRVVGNLPYNISSPILFHLLEQVHVVQDQHFMLQKEVIDRMVAQPATAAYGRLSVMLQWRYAMEDVLFVPPESFDPPPRVDSAVVRMLPYDQPAAVDVALLSELVQVAFSQRRKLLRHTLGRWLEARAYGGAFDTQRRAEEVPVADYVALARSVGGRG, encoded by the coding sequence ATGAAGCACATTGCCCGCAAGCGCTTCGGCCAAAACTTTCTGACCGACGGCGGCATCATCGATGCCATCGTGCGCGCCATTGCACCGCGGCCCGGCGATCCCATGGTGGAGATCGGCCCCGGCCTGGCGGCGCTGACCCAGCCGCTGGTCGAGCGCCTGGGCCGGCTCACGGTGATCGAGCTGGACCGCGACCTGGCCGCGCGCCTGCGCCAGCACGGCCAGCTCGATGTCATTGAATCTGATGTGCTAAAAGTGGATTTTGCGCAGGTGGCGCAAGCGCTGAATGCTCCTAAAATAAGAGTTGTCGGCAACCTGCCCTATAACATCTCCAGCCCCATCCTGTTTCACCTGCTGGAACAGGTCCACGTGGTTCAGGATCAGCACTTCATGCTGCAGAAAGAGGTCATAGACCGCATGGTGGCCCAGCCGGCCACGGCCGCCTATGGCCGGCTGTCGGTGATGCTGCAGTGGCGCTACGCCATGGAAGATGTGCTGTTCGTGCCGCCGGAGAGCTTTGACCCGCCCCCGCGCGTGGACAGCGCCGTGGTGCGCATGCTGCCCTACGACCAGCCCGCGGCGGTGGACGTGGCGTTGCTGTCCGAGCTGGTGCAGGTGGCCTTCAGCCAGCGGCGCAAGCTGTTGCGCCACACCCTCGGGCGCTGGCTGGAGGCGCGCGCCTATGGCGGAGCCTTCGATACCCAGCGCCGCGCCGAGGAGGTGCCGGTGGCGGATTACGTGGCGCTGGCGCGCAGCGTGGGGGGAAGAGGTTGA
- a CDS encoding NADP-dependent malic enzyme — MPNDQTPDTADKRALLRKAALEYHEFPQPGKITVGATKQMINQHDLALAYSPGVAAPCEEIVKDPNAAFKYTARGNLVGVVTNGTAVLGLGDIGPLAGKPVMEGKGVLFKKFSGIDVFDIEINEKDPEKLVEIIASLEPTFGGINLEDIKAPDCFYVERKLRERMKIPVFHDDQHGTAIVVGAAIINGLKVAGKDIKTARLVASGAGAAALACLGLLVKLGLPRENIWVTDIAGVVYEGRAELMDEDKAFFAQKTELRSLSQVIEGADIFLGLSAGGVLKKDMVARMAPRPLIFALANPNPEIAPEDVKAVRDDAIIATGRTDYPNQVNNVLCFPYIFRGALDCGATTITTQMEIAAVHAIAELAQAEQSEVVAKAYAGEALAFGPEYLIPKPFDPRLMMKIAPAVAQAALDSGVALRPIADMDAYRDHLQTFVYASGTTMKPIFTAAKMGTKKRVAYSEGEEERVLRAAQIVVDEHIARPTLIGRPTVIAERLEKFGLRLKEGQDYDVVNVEDDHRYRDFWQTYHRMTERKGVTVPIAKIELRRRLTLIGSMLLHKGEVDGLICGTWGHTAHHLQYIDQVIGRRAGVHTYACMNALLLPNRQLFVVDTHVNYDPTAEQLAEITIMGAEEILRFGLKPKAALLSHSNFGNSNQPSAVKMRQTLELLRVQAPWLEVDGEMHGDIALDGKARMALMPHSTLAGDANLLVMPNIDAANIAYNLLKTAAGGNIAIGPVLLGAGQPVHILTPSATVRRIVNITALTVADANAAR, encoded by the coding sequence ATGCCCAACGACCAGACCCCTGACACCGCAGACAAGCGCGCCCTGCTGCGCAAGGCCGCGCTCGAATACCACGAGTTCCCCCAGCCCGGCAAGATCACCGTTGGCGCCACCAAGCAGATGATCAACCAGCATGACCTGGCGCTGGCCTATTCGCCCGGCGTGGCCGCGCCCTGCGAGGAGATCGTCAAGGACCCGAACGCCGCCTTCAAGTACACCGCGCGCGGCAACCTGGTTGGCGTGGTGACCAACGGCACGGCGGTGCTCGGCCTGGGCGACATCGGGCCGCTGGCCGGCAAGCCGGTGATGGAGGGCAAGGGCGTCCTTTTCAAGAAGTTCTCGGGCATCGACGTGTTCGACATCGAGATCAACGAGAAAGACCCCGAGAAGCTGGTCGAGATCATCGCCAGCCTGGAGCCCACCTTCGGCGGCATCAACCTGGAAGACATCAAGGCGCCCGACTGCTTCTACGTCGAGCGCAAGCTGCGCGAGCGCATGAAGATCCCGGTCTTTCACGACGATCAGCACGGCACGGCCATCGTCGTCGGCGCTGCCATCATCAACGGCCTGAAGGTGGCGGGCAAGGACATCAAGACAGCCAGGCTCGTGGCCTCGGGTGCGGGCGCCGCGGCGCTGGCCTGCCTGGGCCTGCTGGTCAAGCTGGGCCTGCCGCGCGAGAACATCTGGGTCACCGACATCGCCGGCGTGGTCTACGAGGGCCGGGCCGAGCTCATGGACGAGGACAAGGCCTTCTTCGCGCAAAAGACCGAGCTGCGCAGCCTGTCCCAGGTGATTGAGGGCGCCGACATCTTCCTGGGCCTGTCCGCCGGCGGCGTGCTGAAGAAGGACATGGTGGCCAGGATGGCGCCGCGCCCATTGATCTTCGCGCTGGCCAACCCGAATCCCGAGATCGCGCCCGAGGACGTGAAGGCCGTGCGTGACGATGCCATCATCGCCACCGGCCGCACCGACTACCCGAACCAGGTCAACAACGTCCTGTGCTTCCCCTACATCTTCCGCGGCGCACTCGATTGCGGCGCCACCACCATCACCACGCAGATGGAGATCGCGGCGGTGCACGCCATCGCCGAGCTGGCCCAGGCCGAGCAGAGCGAGGTGGTGGCCAAGGCCTATGCGGGCGAGGCGCTGGCCTTCGGCCCCGAGTACCTGATCCCCAAGCCGTTCGACCCGCGCCTGATGATGAAGATCGCGCCGGCCGTGGCCCAGGCCGCGTTGGATTCCGGCGTGGCGCTGCGCCCGATCGCGGACATGGATGCCTACCGCGACCACCTGCAGACCTTCGTCTACGCCTCTGGCACGACCATGAAGCCCATCTTCACGGCGGCCAAGATGGGGACGAAGAAGCGCGTTGCCTACTCCGAGGGCGAGGAAGAGCGCGTGCTGCGCGCGGCACAGATCGTGGTGGACGAACATATCGCCCGGCCCACGCTGATCGGCCGCCCGACGGTGATTGCCGAGCGCCTCGAAAAGTTCGGCCTGCGCCTGAAGGAGGGCCAGGACTACGACGTGGTGAACGTGGAGGACGACCACCGCTACCGCGACTTCTGGCAGACCTACCACCGCATGACCGAGCGCAAGGGCGTCACGGTGCCGATCGCCAAGATCGAGCTGCGCCGGCGCCTGACGCTGATCGGCTCCATGCTGCTGCACAAGGGCGAGGTGGACGGCCTGATCTGCGGCACCTGGGGCCACACCGCACACCACCTGCAGTACATCGACCAGGTGATTGGCCGGCGCGCCGGCGTGCACACCTATGCCTGCATGAACGCCCTGCTGCTGCCCAATCGCCAGCTGTTCGTGGTGGACACCCATGTGAACTACGACCCCACGGCCGAGCAGCTGGCCGAGATCACGATCATGGGGGCCGAGGAGATATTGCGCTTTGGCCTCAAGCCCAAGGCGGCGCTGCTGTCGCACTCCAACTTTGGCAACAGCAACCAGCCCAGCGCCGTAAAGATGCGCCAGACGCTGGAGCTGCTGCGCGTGCAGGCCCCCTGGCTGGAGGTGGACGGCGAAATGCATGGCGACATCGCCCTGGACGGCAAGGCGCGCATGGCCCTGATGCCGCACAGCACGCTGGCGGGCGACGCCAATCTGTTGGTGATGCCCAACATCGATGCGGCGAATATTGCCTACAACCTGCTCAAGACCGCCGCCGGCGGCAACATCGCCATCGGCCCGGTGCTGCTGGGCGCGGGCCAGCCCGTGCATATCCTCACCCCCAGCGCTACCGTGCGCCGCATCGTCAACATCACGGCCTTGACGGTCGCCGACGCCAACGCGGCGCGGTAA